In Candidatus Woesebacteria bacterium, one DNA window encodes the following:
- a CDS encoding FKBP-type peptidyl-prolyl cis-trans isomerase produces MEEKPDELKVNFGVLFFIFLVLAAGFAALVGFDSKSSSVSPTPTPQAELKINLGQKEANNQNPKAETMGQTEEVKELKVEDLRPGTGDEAQSGKKITVNYLGTLVDGTKFDSSYDRGQPFSFVLGSGQVIAGWDQGLVGMKVGGKRKLVIPPSFGYGNQAVGNIPPNSTLIFEVELLSVE; encoded by the coding sequence GTGGAAGAAAAACCGGATGAGTTGAAAGTCAACTTTGGGGTTCTCTTTTTTATTTTTTTAGTGCTTGCGGCGGGATTTGCGGCCTTGGTGGGTTTTGATAGTAAATCATCAAGTGTTTCTCCTACTCCTACGCCTCAAGCAGAGCTTAAGATTAATCTTGGCCAGAAAGAAGCAAATAATCAAAATCCAAAAGCTGAAACAATGGGCCAGACAGAAGAAGTAAAAGAACTAAAAGTGGAAGATCTAAGACCTGGGACAGGTGATGAGGCCCAGAGTGGTAAAAAGATAACAGTTAATTATCTTGGCACTTTAGTTGATGGAACAAAATTTGACAGCTCTTATGACAGGGGTCAGCCATTTTCTTTTGTTTTGGGCTCAGGGCAGGTAATTGCCGGTTGGGATCAGGGACTAGTCGGAATGAAGGTGGGTGGAAAAAGAAAACTTGTTATTCCTCCAAGTTTTGGCTATGGAAACCAAGCTGTGGGTAATATTCCTCCCAATTCCACTTTAATTTTTGAAGTCGAGCTTCTTTCTGTTGAATGA
- a CDS encoding tryptophan-rich sensory protein TspO — protein MKSSLNLNLKKLFFSLLLPFLACFVGSIFTFSSIPTWYSTLKKPSFSPPNFVFGPVWTFLYFLMGISFYLILKTEGGKEKNEAVRIFIIQLILNSFWSIGFFGLKNPLLGAFIIISLWFTLILMVIKFYRLNKIAGLINLPYIFWVSFATILNLSVYALNL, from the coding sequence ATGAAATCTTCTCTTAATCTAAATCTGAAAAAGCTGTTTTTTTCTTTGCTTTTACCTTTTCTAGCATGTTTTGTAGGCTCCATTTTTACTTTTTCTAGTATTCCAACTTGGTATTCTACTTTGAAAAAACCATCTTTTAGCCCTCCAAATTTTGTTTTTGGTCCTGTTTGGACATTTTTGTATTTTCTTATGGGTATTTCTTTTTATCTTATCTTAAAGACAGAAGGGGGGAAAGAAAAAAATGAAGCGGTTCGCATCTTTATTATTCAATTAATTTTGAATTCTTTCTGGTCTATTGGCTTTTTTGGATTGAAAAATCCCCTTCTTGGAGCGTTTATAATTATTTCTTTGTGGTTTACTCTTATTTTAATGGTAATCAAGTTTTATCGTCTTAATAAAATTGCAGGCCTTATTAATCTTCCTTATATTTTTTGGGTTTCCTTTGCAACAATTCTCAATCTATCAGTTTACGCTTTGAATCTTTAG
- a CDS encoding tRNA-guanine transglycosylase, with product MSLFSFKIVGKDLKTKARAGVIKTPHGIIKTPAFSPVATRASVRTLSPEDLKDAKTQVVLANTYHLYLKPGLEVIEKFGGFANFMKWEGPTITDSGGYQVSFLWSKGEEDEAKVVKINDKGALFKSYLDGSLHLLTPEKSIEIQKILGADIIMALDEPQSLNMPKKLAKEAFLRTLKWEERSFLAWQKLNKKGEFQALYGIVQGDLDKNLRRQSLDFVLSFGFPGIAIGGEAIGSDPKITSEALNTISDILPDEKPVHALGLGGGPEGIFEAIARGIDTFDNTGITRMARTGLLFIHPEDGGKRSNKFRLDIKKSTFKSDERPLSKVCNCYSCLNFSRAYICHLLTSGEILGLRLATIHNVFFINNLMNQIRDSIINGDFVDLKKKWLG from the coding sequence ATGTCTCTTTTTTCTTTTAAAATAGTTGGCAAAGATTTAAAAACTAAAGCTCGAGCTGGTGTTATCAAGACTCCTCATGGAATAATTAAAACTCCAGCCTTTTCTCCTGTTGCAACCCGCGCTTCTGTTCGCACTTTAAGCCCTGAGGATTTAAAAGATGCAAAAACTCAGGTGGTTCTGGCTAATACTTATCATCTTTATCTTAAACCTGGTCTTGAAGTAATAGAAAAGTTTGGCGGTTTTGCAAATTTTATGAAATGGGAAGGCCCGACAATCACAGATAGTGGTGGTTATCAAGTTTCTTTTTTGTGGTCAAAAGGCGAAGAAGACGAAGCTAAAGTTGTTAAGATTAATGATAAAGGTGCGCTTTTTAAATCGTATCTTGATGGTTCTTTGCATCTTTTAACACCTGAGAAATCAATTGAGATTCAAAAAATATTGGGTGCTGACATTATTATGGCGCTTGACGAGCCTCAATCTTTGAATATGCCCAAAAAATTAGCTAAAGAGGCTTTTTTGAGAACTTTGAAGTGGGAAGAAAGGTCATTTTTGGCTTGGCAAAAGTTGAATAAAAAAGGCGAATTTCAGGCACTTTATGGCATAGTTCAAGGGGATTTGGATAAAAATTTAAGGAGACAATCGCTTGATTTTGTGCTTTCCTTCGGATTTCCTGGAATTGCTATTGGAGGCGAGGCAATAGGCTCTGATCCCAAAATTACCTCTGAAGCTCTTAATACAATTTCTGATATCTTGCCTGACGAAAAACCAGTTCACGCTTTAGGCTTAGGGGGTGGGCCTGAGGGCATTTTTGAAGCTATTGCAAGAGGGATTGATACTTTTGACAACACCGGAATTACGAGAATGGCAAGAACTGGGCTTCTTTTTATTCATCCTGAAGATGGAGGAAAAAGGTCAAATAAATTTAGGCTTGATATTAAAAAAAGCACTTTTAAGTCAGACGAAAGACCTCTTAGCAAGGTTTGCAATTGTTATTCGTGCCTTAATTTTTCGAGAGCTTATATTTGCCATCTTTTGACTTCTGGTGAGATTTTGGGCTTGAGGCTTGCAACAATTCACAATGTCTTTTTTATCAATAATTTAATGAATCAAATTAGAGATTCTATTATCAATGGTGATTTTGTTGACCTCAAAAAGAAATGGCTTGGTTAA